ATTGGGAAAAATCCAATCATTACCCCGGGCACAATGCCCAAAATATGCCGAATATCTCTTACCAGGAATATTTCCAGGGCAATGATTAGAGGAAAGAGTATTTGAAGAATAGCAAAGAGTTGTGCAGATTTTTTTAATCTATCTACCAGGCGACCGATAAGTGAACTGCCAATAGCCGTCCAGAATAACCAACCGGCTATTGTGATTCCAAATGATAGTTCATTGCCGTAAAATACGACGGCTAACTCCCGCATCAATAGTATCTGAGCTAGCGTAGAAGTAAAACCTATTAATATTAAGGCGAATATTAAATATTTCTTCATTACCCCTCCAAATTTAGGTGGTGTCTGAAAATAACGCTCATAGCGAAATCTATCCAGATTTGGTGTCCAAAAGGGGATAAGGAGATAAAGGGAGATATGGAGATTATTCATTGTCCTTTGCAAAATTTTAATGAATTTATCTCCTTATCTCCATAATCCCCATATCTCCTTTTCGGACACTATTTCAATCTTTATGCTAGATTAAGACACCACCAAAAATTGGATTGTTTCACAATAACCAGTCTTATTTCTATTTATTATCCATTATACTAAAAAATCTCGGTTTTTGCAACATTATTTAATTTGGGTTTTGTGCCTTAGTGTCTTCGTGGCTGAATACTTACTTTAATTTTTTTCTCTTTACAAAATTTAAGATATATGATATACTTACTTCCCGGTAAAAAATGAGAAAACGGGTAGTGTCCTAAAAAAGGAGAGATATAGTTTTCTTATCATACACTTACGATAAAGGAAAGGAGCAAACGGATTATGTTTAGCTTATTTTTATTAACAGGATTAACTATCTTTCTAAGCTGGTTAATAATTTATTATGCGGCATCTAAATTGACTATTAAAGTTTGCGATGAAATAGTTCTGTGGGGCTTACCAATTGTTGCTTTTATTATCCCCCTATATTTTGATATTCATTTGTATAGCACCTTTGACTTGAGTAAAGTCGGGGTGATGTATGTTATGACATTAATTATGTTAGTTGCCTGGTTAATAAAGATGATACTAACGGGCAATTACAAATCTATTTCTACACCAATTAATTTAGCCGTTCTGGTTTTTTGGGCAAGCACAATTATCTCAACTGTATTTTCTATTGACCCAATGATGAGCTTGATTGGAACTTATAAGCGTTACGAGGGACTTTTAGCTATAACTTGTTATATTGTGCAATTTTTCCTGGTTATCAATTTTCTCGATAATCAACCAAAACTTTATCGACTTATAAAGGCAATAGTTTATACCGGACTGATCTCATCGTGTTACGGTATGATTCAACATTTTGGTAAGGACCCATTGAGTTGGGAGTCGTGGAATCCCTGGCGAATTATCTCATGTTTTGGTAATCCTGTTTTTTATTCTGCTTATGCTGAGATGTCATTTTTAGTCGGATTAGGAATGTATTTTTATGTAAAAGCTGAAAAAGATAAGAAAGGAATTATTCTTCCCACCCAACCAATAAGTAAAACCCAAAAAAAGAAGAAGAAAAAACTTGATGTAAAACCTGATGCTAATCTGAGAGCTTCTAATCAATTATCACTCATCTGGCGATGGATATATGCGATTAAAACAGGTATCCTCGTTATTTATTTTGTAATTAACCTCAATTCTATCTGTGCTCCAGTGACATTAGACGCTTCTACAAAACCCTCTTTTTGGGTGTCTTATTCACCTATCATGTTATGGTTAATTTATTTAGGTATTAGTTTTACATTTACGATTATTTCTTTTTCCAAACAAACAAATCTTCTCTGGCTTTTAGTTTATGAAATATGCGTAGTTATTGGTTTCCTTTCATTTAGTTCATTCAAGTTTGCTATTTACCACTGGTGGGCGGCAATAGTTGTTTATTTGAGTATTTGTCTTGGATTTGTAGTTTTTAATATCTTACCTCTTGCTGCCTTTGGAATGGTATTTATTTATGGAAGTATTTTATGTTTAACCTATTATGGTTTTTCTCATTGTAACACTCGAGGTTCATATATTGGGCTATTTTTAGGCTTATTTTTATTCGTAATAACAATGTTATTTCATAAAGAGATTGTTAATCACAAAAAAAGAGCAATAGCATTAGGAGTAGCAATTTTATTGATATTTATCAAATTTAATTTTTTAATCCCTGAAACTTCTGTTATTAAACGATTTACTTCCGAATTATTTTCTATTCACAAACCAAAGGCTACAATTGAAGAAAAAGTGGATGAATTGGTGGAAGAAGAACCTATCCCAGAAAAAACTTTCTACCCGCAAAGTAAGCCAAGAAAAGTTAATCTGCCAATACCCGGTGTCACGGCTACTTTTTTAAGATATGACCAGTTAGAAATAAAATCATTTATCGGTACTAAAGTAACAATTTCCTTACCCTGGCGGGCTTATATCTGGGGAAGTGTCATTGCCACGATGAAAGATAATATGAGATATTTCTTAATTGGGACAGGGCCGGATACAATGGGATTTACCTTCCCTAAATATGTGTATTCTATTTTGCCGCCAGAGATAAAAGGTCCTGTAGAGTTTGAAGATAGGGCTCATAATGATATTTGTGATACACTTGCGGCACGAGGAATAATAGGATTAGGAATATATGGATGGTTAATATTAGTTTTCTTTTTTATTGGTTTTAAATATTACCAGAGGATAGAAGGGAATGAAAAATTTATCGTTTTAGGACTTATGTGTGCGGTTTTAGGATTTCTTGGTCAGAATTTAGTCAGTTTTGGTGTAACACCATTATCATCGGGTTTCTGGATATTATTAGGAACGACTATGGCTTACGGCAAAGTATTGACTCAACCAACACAATCTAATAAAGATACCGGGTTAAAGGTTTCTAACCAGATAAAGAATCCGTCAAGCAAGATAATTTT
The nucleotide sequence above comes from bacterium. Encoded proteins:
- a CDS encoding tetratricopeptide repeat protein yields the protein MFSLFLLTGLTIFLSWLIIYYAASKLTIKVCDEIVLWGLPIVAFIIPLYFDIHLYSTFDLSKVGVMYVMTLIMLVAWLIKMILTGNYKSISTPINLAVLVFWASTIISTVFSIDPMMSLIGTYKRYEGLLAITCYIVQFFLVINFLDNQPKLYRLIKAIVYTGLISSCYGMIQHFGKDPLSWESWNPWRIISCFGNPVFYSAYAEMSFLVGLGMYFYVKAEKDKKGIILPTQPISKTQKKKKKKLDVKPDANLRASNQLSLIWRWIYAIKTGILVIYFVINLNSICAPVTLDASTKPSFWVSYSPIMLWLIYLGISFTFTIISFSKQTNLLWLLVYEICVVIGFLSFSSFKFAIYHWWAAIVVYLSICLGFVVFNILPLAAFGMVFIYGSILCLTYYGFSHCNTRGSYIGLFLGLFLFVITMLFHKEIVNHKKRAIALGVAILLIFIKFNFLIPETSVIKRFTSELFSIHKPKATIEEKVDELVEEEPIPEKTFYPQSKPRKVNLPIPGVTATFLRYDQLEIKSFIGTKVTISLPWRAYIWGSVIATMKDNMRYFLIGTGPDTMGFTFPKYVYSILPPEIKGPVEFEDRAHNDICDTLAARGIIGLGIYGWLILVFFFIGFKYYQRIEGNEKFIVLGLMCAVLGFLGQNLVSFGVTPLSSGFWILLGTTMAYGKVLTQPTQSNKDTGLKVSNQIKNPSSKIIFCVVIIGGAILLTYFTCRIYKADNLYKNGTVWLHQGNTDTAIAQYEQAIKLHPYEVRYRDECNRLYIDKARNNSEPKWTQLAFKGASELLELTNYRHSNAYFTLAITYYIQGSRMGDNAQVDKAIMFYKKAAEINPFLADAYNNMGVIYTQRNMLDEAINVFKEAYRMNTHHVGALENLVRIFYNRNDLENAALVLEEILQTHPQYKTQEILTFLGRIYFEQGRLDKVISQCKKIIKLDPSNVAAYDNLGSMYYRQGKLKEAKESFEKIRQLQPDNPKAMQMLKAISVQL